A window from Chiloscyllium punctatum isolate Juve2018m chromosome 3, sChiPun1.3, whole genome shotgun sequence encodes these proteins:
- the tmem200a gene encoding transmembrane protein 200A: MIATGGVITGLAALKRQDSARSQHFHLPPPSSAPEKKKPKRKPKANIVVVRGKIRLYSPSGFFLFLGILILMFGIAMAILGYWPQEVDKRYPVASKSGISKNGSHVITDHTGVFMEFFEQHLHSDKMKMIGPFTMGIGIFIFICANAILHENRDKETKVIHMQDIYSTVIDIHSQRIKEQRHMNGAWIGQSGDSDTKCSDNQCTAKLAANVLLSFSGSSNDGITPQKWNTYEEDDGLPKNTNTLIHPKTATSSGFSNRQQTESQREKCTYSKKCETKSIVSSSLSAFTLPVIKLNNCVIDEPELDNITEDSDLSKGRVRHISMTSLTVPSTDINDFYKPPNPRLLRSNSTVTDGKPPTGTSVGRFLSPSFPKKEFGSNTSLHMLSCHSKSLDLERGPSTLTVQAEQRKHPSWPRLDRSNSKGYVKLENKEDPMDTLPVPQAGVKGSYTNKEKLLMISRSHNNLSFENDEFLDNRLRRGASETRF, translated from the coding sequence ATGATAGCCACAGGGGGTGTAATAACAGGACTGGCAGCCCTGAAAAGACAAGACTCAGCGAGATCACAGCACTTTCATCTTCCTCCTCCATCGTCTGCTCCAGAGAAAAAGAAACCCAAACGTAAGCCCAAAGCCAACATTGTTGTAGTGAGGGGCAAAATCAGACTCTATTCACCTTCAGGATTTTTTCTTTTccttggaattttaattttgatgTTTGGAATTGCAATGGCAATTCTCGGTTATTGGCCACAGGAGGTAGATAAGAGATATCCTGTAGCTTCGAAATCTGGAATTTCAAAGAATGGGTCCCATGTAATAACAGACCATACTGGAGTATTCATGGAGTTTTTTGAGCAGCATTTACACTCTGATAAAATGAAAATGATTGGCCCTTTCACCATGGGGATAGGAATATTTATATTTATTTGTGCTAATGCCATACTACATGAAAATAGGGACAAAGAAACAAAAGTGATTCATATGCAAGATATTTATTCTACAGTCATTGATATCCATAGCCAAAGAATTAAAGAGCAAAGACACATGAATGGGGCATGGATTGGCCAATCTGGGGATTCTGATACCAAATGTTCTGACAATCAATGTACTGCAAAGCTGGCTGCTAATGTATTGTTGTCATTTTCTGGGTCAtctaatgatggaatcacaccaCAGAAATGGAACACTTATGAGGAAGACGATGGACTACCTAAGAATACtaacacactcatacacccaaaAACTGCAACATCATCAGGGTTCAGTAATAGGCAACAGACAGAATCTCAAAGAGAGAAGTGTACCTACTCTAAAAAGTGTGAGACTAAATCCATTGTTTCATCTTCTCTCAGTGCTTTCACACTTCCTGTTATTAAACTTAATAACTGTGTGATTGATGAGCCTGAACTTGATAATATCACAGAGGATTCTGACCTCAGTAAAGGTAGGGTTAGACATATATCTATGACATCCTTAACAGTGCCATCAACTGATATCAACGATTTCTATAAGCCACCGAATCCGCGATTGTTAAGAAGTAACAGCACGGTAACAGATGGAAAACCACCCACTGGTACATCCGTGGGAAGATTTCTGTCACCCAGTTTCCCCAAGAAAGAATTTGGATCAAACACTTCACTTCACATGTTATCCTGTCATTCAAAGTCATTGGACTTGGAGAGAGGTCCCTCAACACTCACGGTGCAGGCAGAACAAAGAAAGCACCCAAGCTGGCCTAGACTTGATCGCAGTAACAGCAAGGGTTATGTGAAACTGGAAAACAAAGAAGATCCAATGGACACACTACCCGTTCCACAGGCTGGTGTAAAAGGCAGTTATACAAATAAAGAGAAATTACTTATGATCTCAAGATCCCATAATAATCTAAGTTTTGAAAATGATGAATTTTTAGATAACAGGTTAAGGCGTGGAGCTTCAGAAACAAGGTTTTGA